From the genome of Glycine max cultivar Williams 82 chromosome 2, Glycine_max_v4.0, whole genome shotgun sequence, one region includes:
- the LOC100806439 gene encoding PH, RCC1 and FYVE domains-containing protein 1 isoform X1, translating to MEGFGRMASDLSRTGPVERDIEQAITALKKGACLLKYGRRGRPKICPFRLSNDESVLIWFSGKEEKHLKLSQVSRIISGQRTPIFQRYPRPEKEYQSFSLIYNDRSLDLICKDKDEAEVWFSGLKALISRSHHRKWRTESRSDGIPSEANSPRTYTRRSSPMNSPFGSNESLQKDSGDHLRLHSPYESPPKNGLDKALDVVLYAVPQKGFFPPDSASASVHSVSSGGSDSMHGQMKTMGMDAFRVSLSSAVSTSSQGSGHDDGDALGDVFIWGEGTGDGVLGGGNHRVGSCLGVKMDSLFPKSLESAVVLDVQNIACGGRHAALVTKQGEIFSWGEEAGGRLGHGVDSDVLHPKLIEALSNTNIELVACGEYHTCAVTLSGDLYTWGNGTYNCGLLGHGNQVSHWVPKRVNGPLEGIHVSYISCGPWHTAVVTSAGQLFTFGDGTFGALGHGDRKSVSLPREVESLKGLRTVRAACGVWHTAAVVEVMVGNSSSSNCSSGKLFTWGDGDKGRLGHGDKEAKLVPTRVALVNVKPNFCQVACGHSLTVALTTKGHVYTMGSPVYGQLGIPQADGKLPICVEWKLSESFVEEIACGAYHVAVLTSRTEVYTWGKGANGRLGHGDTDDRNTPTLVEALKDKDVKSIACGTNFTAAICLHKWVSGVDQSMCSGCRMPFNFKRKRHNCYNCGLVFCHSCSSKKSLKASMAPNPNKPYRVCDNCFNKLRKTVETDSSSHSSVSRRGVANQGPLELIDKDDKLDSRSRNQLARFSSMESFKQVESRSSKKNKKLEFNSSRVSPIPNGGSQWGASNISKSFNPVFGSSKKFFSASVPGSRIVSRATSPISRRPSPPRSTTPTPTLGGLTSPNIVVDDAKRTNDSLSQEVIKLRSQVENLTRKAQLQEVELERTTKQLKDAIAIAGEETAKCKAAKEVIKSLTAQLKDMAERLPVGAARTVKSPTLTASFGSNPCSNDVSYASIDRLNIQATSPEADLTGSNNHLHSNGSSTVSSRSTGHTKQSQSDSTNRNGSRTKDSESRNETEWVEQDEPGVYITLTSLPGGIIDLKRVRFSRKRFSEKQAEQWWAENRGRVYEQYNVRMIDKSSVGVGSEDLAH from the exons ATGGAAGGGTTCGG TAGAATGGCTTCGGATCTTAGCAGAACCGGTCCTGTGGAAAGAGACATTGAACAG GCCATTACTGCTTTAAAGAAAGGGGCCTGCTTGCTCAAGTATGGAAGAAGGGGAAGGCCCAAGATTTGCCCCTTCCGTCTTTCCAAT GACGAATCTGTTTTGATATGGTTCTCCGGGAAAGAAGAGAAGCACCTTAAACTGAGTCAGGTCTCTAGAATTATATCTGGGCAACGCACA CCTATCTTTCAAAGATATCCACGACCTGAGAAAGAATACCAGTCATTTTCTCTTATCTACAATGATAGGTCACTGGACTTG ATATGCAAGGATAAAGATGAAGCTGAAGTTTGGTTCAGTGGTTTGAAAGCATTAATTTCTCGTAGCCATCACCGGAAGTGGAGAACAGAGTCAAGAAGTGATGGTATTCCATCTGAAGCTAATAGTCCTCGAACATACACCAGAAGAAGTTCTCCCATGAATTCTCCCTTTGGCAGTAATGAAAGCCTGCAAAAG GACAGTGGGGATCACCTTCGCCTTCATAGTCCATACGAGAGCCCCCCTAAGAATGGTTTGGATAAAGCATTAGATGTGGTTTTGTATGCTGTCCCTCAGAAGGGTTTCTTCCCTCCAGATTCTGCCAGTGCTTCAGTACATTCTGTGTCATCTGGAGGATCAGACAGTATGCATGGTCAGATGAAGACAATGGGTATGGATGCTTTTAGAGTTAGTCTATCCAGTGCTGTTAGCACATCTAGCCAAGGTTCTGGTCATGATGATGGTGATGCTCTAGGGGATGTTTTCATTTGGGGGGAAGGCACTGGTGATGGTGTTTTGGGTGGTGGGAATCACCGAGTTGGGAGTTGTTTGGGTGTAAAAATGGATTCTCTATTTCCCAAATCTTTGGAATCTGCAGTAGTTCTTGATGTACAGAATATTGCTTGTGGTGGACGACATGCGGCCCTAGTGACCAAACAAGGCGAAATTTTTTCCTGGGGGGAAGAAGCAGGCGGCAGACTTGGGCACGGTGTTGACTCTGATGTTCTCCATCCTAAGCTTATAGAAGCTCTAAGTAATACAAATATTGAACTTGTAGCTTGTGGGGAATATCATACATGTGCTGTTACACTTTCTGGTGATCTTTATACATGGGGTAATGGCACATACAATTGTGGCCTTCTAGGACATGGAAATCAAGTGAGCCACTGGGTACCAAAAAGAGTAAACGGCCCCTTGGAAGGCATACATGTTTCATATATTTCTTGTGGACCGTGGCACACTGCTGTTGTAACATCTGCTGGTCAATTATTTACTTTTGGTGATGGTACATTTGGTGCTTTGGGTCATGGAGACAGGAAAAGTGTTTCATTACCAAGGGAAGTAGAGTCTCTCAAGGGTCTTCGAACAGTGCGGGCTGCATGTGGTGTTTGGCATACTGCTGCAGTTGTGGAAGTCATGGTTGGAAATTCAAGTTCCAGCAACTGCTCTTCGGGGAAGCTGTTTACTTGGGGTGATGGAGACAAAGGTCGACTTGGGCATGGTGATAAGGAAGCAAAACTTGTTCCAACCCGTGTTGCCCTTGTTAATGTTAAACCCAATTTTTGTCAAGTTGCTTGTGGTCATAGTCTCACTGTTGCACTTACCACTAAGGGCCATGTCTATACAATGGGTAGTCCAGTCTATGGCCAGTTAGGAATTCCTCAAGCTGATGGGAAGCTACCAATCTGTGTTGAATGGAAATTGTCAGAGAGTTTTGTGGAGGAGATAGCTTGTGGGGCATATCATGTTGCCGTCTTAACTTCAAGGACTGAAGTTTACACTTGGGGGAAGGGTGCAAATGGCCGTTTAGGCCATGGCGATACAGATGATAGAAATACCCCAACATTAGTAGAAGCTCTGaaagacaaagatgtcaaaAGTATTGCTTGTGGAACTAATTTCACTGCAGCTATTTGTTTGCATAAGTGGGTATCTGGTGTTGACCAGTCTATGTGTTCGGGCTGTCGTATGccatttaatttcaaaagaaaacgCCACAATTGTTATAATTGTGGACTTGTTTTTTGTCATTCATGTAGCAGTAAGAAGTCTCTCAAGGCTTCGATGGCACCAAACCCCAACAAACCTTATCGTGTCTGTGATAATTGTTTTAATAAACTTAGGAAAACGGTAGAAACTGattcttcatctcattcttctgtGAGCAGAAGAGGAGTTGCCAATCAGGGGCCTCTGGAGTTAATTGATAAGGATGATAAATTGGATTCCAGATCTCGTAATCAACTTGCCAGGTTTTCTTCAATGGAATCCTTCAAACAGGTGGAAAGCAGATCTtcgaagaaaaacaagaaattgGAATTCAACAGCAGCCGTGTCTCGCCCATTCCAAATGGGGGTTCACAATGGGGAGCATCGAATATTTCTAAATCTTTTAATCCTGTTTTTGGatcatcaaagaaatttttctcTGCTTCTGTTCCTGGATCTAGAATTGTTTCCCGAGCAACATCCCCAATATCTAGACGGCCTAGTCCACCTCGTTCGACTACACCAACCCCAACACTGGGAGGTCTTACATCCCCAAATATAGTTGTGGATGATGCTAAGAGGACTAATGATAGTCTCAGTCAGGAGGTTATTAAATTAAGATCACAG GTGGAAAACCTGACTCGGAAGGCTCAACTTCAAGAAGTTGAGTTGGAAAGAACAACTAAACAGCTAAAAGATGCAATAGCAATTGCTGGGGAAGAAACTGCCAAATGTAAAGCAGCAAAGGAAGTAATAAAGTCACTTACAGCCCAG TTGAAGGACATGGCTGAGAGGCTACCTGTAGGAGCTGCTAGGACTGTGAAATCACCGACTCTTACTGCTTCTTTTGGTTCCAATCCTTGTTCCAATGATGTTAGCTATGCTTCCATTGATCGGTTAAATATTCAAGCTACAAGCCCAGAGGCAGATTTAACTGGATCAAACAACCATTTACATTCAAATGGATCAAGCACTGTCAGTAGCCGTAGCACAGGACACACTAAACAGAGCCAATCAGATTCAACAAATAGAAATGGGAGCAGAACTAAGGACAGTGAATCCCGTAATGAAACTGAATGGGTTGAACAAGATGAACCTGGTGTATATATTACACTCACCTCCCTTCCAGGAGGTATAATAGATCTTAAGAGAGTTCGCTTCAG TCGGAAGCGGTTCAGTGAGAAGCAAGCAGAGCAATGGTGGGCTGAGAATCGCGGAAGAGTATACGAACAGTACAATGTGCGCATGATTGACAAGTCTTCTGTTGGTGTTGGGAGTGAAGACCTGGCTCATTGA
- the LOC100806439 gene encoding PH, RCC1 and FYVE domains-containing protein 1 isoform X2, with amino-acid sequence MSRTSRMASDLSRTGPVERDIEQAITALKKGACLLKYGRRGRPKICPFRLSNDESVLIWFSGKEEKHLKLSQVSRIISGQRTPIFQRYPRPEKEYQSFSLIYNDRSLDLICKDKDEAEVWFSGLKALISRSHHRKWRTESRSDGIPSEANSPRTYTRRSSPMNSPFGSNESLQKDSGDHLRLHSPYESPPKNGLDKALDVVLYAVPQKGFFPPDSASASVHSVSSGGSDSMHGQMKTMGMDAFRVSLSSAVSTSSQGSGHDDGDALGDVFIWGEGTGDGVLGGGNHRVGSCLGVKMDSLFPKSLESAVVLDVQNIACGGRHAALVTKQGEIFSWGEEAGGRLGHGVDSDVLHPKLIEALSNTNIELVACGEYHTCAVTLSGDLYTWGNGTYNCGLLGHGNQVSHWVPKRVNGPLEGIHVSYISCGPWHTAVVTSAGQLFTFGDGTFGALGHGDRKSVSLPREVESLKGLRTVRAACGVWHTAAVVEVMVGNSSSSNCSSGKLFTWGDGDKGRLGHGDKEAKLVPTRVALVNVKPNFCQVACGHSLTVALTTKGHVYTMGSPVYGQLGIPQADGKLPICVEWKLSESFVEEIACGAYHVAVLTSRTEVYTWGKGANGRLGHGDTDDRNTPTLVEALKDKDVKSIACGTNFTAAICLHKWVSGVDQSMCSGCRMPFNFKRKRHNCYNCGLVFCHSCSSKKSLKASMAPNPNKPYRVCDNCFNKLRKTVETDSSSHSSVSRRGVANQGPLELIDKDDKLDSRSRNQLARFSSMESFKQVESRSSKKNKKLEFNSSRVSPIPNGGSQWGASNISKSFNPVFGSSKKFFSASVPGSRIVSRATSPISRRPSPPRSTTPTPTLGGLTSPNIVVDDAKRTNDSLSQEVIKLRSQVENLTRKAQLQEVELERTTKQLKDAIAIAGEETAKCKAAKEVIKSLTAQLKDMAERLPVGAARTVKSPTLTASFGSNPCSNDVSYASIDRLNIQATSPEADLTGSNNHLHSNGSSTVSSRSTGHTKQSQSDSTNRNGSRTKDSESRNETEWVEQDEPGVYITLTSLPGGIIDLKRVRFSRKRFSEKQAEQWWAENRGRVYEQYNVRMIDKSSVGVGSEDLAH; translated from the exons ATGTCGCGGACTAGTAGAATGGCTTCGGATCTTAGCAGAACCGGTCCTGTGGAAAGAGACATTGAACAG GCCATTACTGCTTTAAAGAAAGGGGCCTGCTTGCTCAAGTATGGAAGAAGGGGAAGGCCCAAGATTTGCCCCTTCCGTCTTTCCAAT GACGAATCTGTTTTGATATGGTTCTCCGGGAAAGAAGAGAAGCACCTTAAACTGAGTCAGGTCTCTAGAATTATATCTGGGCAACGCACA CCTATCTTTCAAAGATATCCACGACCTGAGAAAGAATACCAGTCATTTTCTCTTATCTACAATGATAGGTCACTGGACTTG ATATGCAAGGATAAAGATGAAGCTGAAGTTTGGTTCAGTGGTTTGAAAGCATTAATTTCTCGTAGCCATCACCGGAAGTGGAGAACAGAGTCAAGAAGTGATGGTATTCCATCTGAAGCTAATAGTCCTCGAACATACACCAGAAGAAGTTCTCCCATGAATTCTCCCTTTGGCAGTAATGAAAGCCTGCAAAAG GACAGTGGGGATCACCTTCGCCTTCATAGTCCATACGAGAGCCCCCCTAAGAATGGTTTGGATAAAGCATTAGATGTGGTTTTGTATGCTGTCCCTCAGAAGGGTTTCTTCCCTCCAGATTCTGCCAGTGCTTCAGTACATTCTGTGTCATCTGGAGGATCAGACAGTATGCATGGTCAGATGAAGACAATGGGTATGGATGCTTTTAGAGTTAGTCTATCCAGTGCTGTTAGCACATCTAGCCAAGGTTCTGGTCATGATGATGGTGATGCTCTAGGGGATGTTTTCATTTGGGGGGAAGGCACTGGTGATGGTGTTTTGGGTGGTGGGAATCACCGAGTTGGGAGTTGTTTGGGTGTAAAAATGGATTCTCTATTTCCCAAATCTTTGGAATCTGCAGTAGTTCTTGATGTACAGAATATTGCTTGTGGTGGACGACATGCGGCCCTAGTGACCAAACAAGGCGAAATTTTTTCCTGGGGGGAAGAAGCAGGCGGCAGACTTGGGCACGGTGTTGACTCTGATGTTCTCCATCCTAAGCTTATAGAAGCTCTAAGTAATACAAATATTGAACTTGTAGCTTGTGGGGAATATCATACATGTGCTGTTACACTTTCTGGTGATCTTTATACATGGGGTAATGGCACATACAATTGTGGCCTTCTAGGACATGGAAATCAAGTGAGCCACTGGGTACCAAAAAGAGTAAACGGCCCCTTGGAAGGCATACATGTTTCATATATTTCTTGTGGACCGTGGCACACTGCTGTTGTAACATCTGCTGGTCAATTATTTACTTTTGGTGATGGTACATTTGGTGCTTTGGGTCATGGAGACAGGAAAAGTGTTTCATTACCAAGGGAAGTAGAGTCTCTCAAGGGTCTTCGAACAGTGCGGGCTGCATGTGGTGTTTGGCATACTGCTGCAGTTGTGGAAGTCATGGTTGGAAATTCAAGTTCCAGCAACTGCTCTTCGGGGAAGCTGTTTACTTGGGGTGATGGAGACAAAGGTCGACTTGGGCATGGTGATAAGGAAGCAAAACTTGTTCCAACCCGTGTTGCCCTTGTTAATGTTAAACCCAATTTTTGTCAAGTTGCTTGTGGTCATAGTCTCACTGTTGCACTTACCACTAAGGGCCATGTCTATACAATGGGTAGTCCAGTCTATGGCCAGTTAGGAATTCCTCAAGCTGATGGGAAGCTACCAATCTGTGTTGAATGGAAATTGTCAGAGAGTTTTGTGGAGGAGATAGCTTGTGGGGCATATCATGTTGCCGTCTTAACTTCAAGGACTGAAGTTTACACTTGGGGGAAGGGTGCAAATGGCCGTTTAGGCCATGGCGATACAGATGATAGAAATACCCCAACATTAGTAGAAGCTCTGaaagacaaagatgtcaaaAGTATTGCTTGTGGAACTAATTTCACTGCAGCTATTTGTTTGCATAAGTGGGTATCTGGTGTTGACCAGTCTATGTGTTCGGGCTGTCGTATGccatttaatttcaaaagaaaacgCCACAATTGTTATAATTGTGGACTTGTTTTTTGTCATTCATGTAGCAGTAAGAAGTCTCTCAAGGCTTCGATGGCACCAAACCCCAACAAACCTTATCGTGTCTGTGATAATTGTTTTAATAAACTTAGGAAAACGGTAGAAACTGattcttcatctcattcttctgtGAGCAGAAGAGGAGTTGCCAATCAGGGGCCTCTGGAGTTAATTGATAAGGATGATAAATTGGATTCCAGATCTCGTAATCAACTTGCCAGGTTTTCTTCAATGGAATCCTTCAAACAGGTGGAAAGCAGATCTtcgaagaaaaacaagaaattgGAATTCAACAGCAGCCGTGTCTCGCCCATTCCAAATGGGGGTTCACAATGGGGAGCATCGAATATTTCTAAATCTTTTAATCCTGTTTTTGGatcatcaaagaaatttttctcTGCTTCTGTTCCTGGATCTAGAATTGTTTCCCGAGCAACATCCCCAATATCTAGACGGCCTAGTCCACCTCGTTCGACTACACCAACCCCAACACTGGGAGGTCTTACATCCCCAAATATAGTTGTGGATGATGCTAAGAGGACTAATGATAGTCTCAGTCAGGAGGTTATTAAATTAAGATCACAG GTGGAAAACCTGACTCGGAAGGCTCAACTTCAAGAAGTTGAGTTGGAAAGAACAACTAAACAGCTAAAAGATGCAATAGCAATTGCTGGGGAAGAAACTGCCAAATGTAAAGCAGCAAAGGAAGTAATAAAGTCACTTACAGCCCAG TTGAAGGACATGGCTGAGAGGCTACCTGTAGGAGCTGCTAGGACTGTGAAATCACCGACTCTTACTGCTTCTTTTGGTTCCAATCCTTGTTCCAATGATGTTAGCTATGCTTCCATTGATCGGTTAAATATTCAAGCTACAAGCCCAGAGGCAGATTTAACTGGATCAAACAACCATTTACATTCAAATGGATCAAGCACTGTCAGTAGCCGTAGCACAGGACACACTAAACAGAGCCAATCAGATTCAACAAATAGAAATGGGAGCAGAACTAAGGACAGTGAATCCCGTAATGAAACTGAATGGGTTGAACAAGATGAACCTGGTGTATATATTACACTCACCTCCCTTCCAGGAGGTATAATAGATCTTAAGAGAGTTCGCTTCAG TCGGAAGCGGTTCAGTGAGAAGCAAGCAGAGCAATGGTGGGCTGAGAATCGCGGAAGAGTATACGAACAGTACAATGTGCGCATGATTGACAAGTCTTCTGTTGGTGTTGGGAGTGAAGACCTGGCTCATTGA
- the LOC100806439 gene encoding PH, RCC1 and FYVE domains-containing protein 1 isoform X3 has translation MEGFGMASDLSRTGPVERDIEQAITALKKGACLLKYGRRGRPKICPFRLSNDESVLIWFSGKEEKHLKLSQVSRIISGQRTPIFQRYPRPEKEYQSFSLIYNDRSLDLICKDKDEAEVWFSGLKALISRSHHRKWRTESRSDGIPSEANSPRTYTRRSSPMNSPFGSNESLQKDSGDHLRLHSPYESPPKNGLDKALDVVLYAVPQKGFFPPDSASASVHSVSSGGSDSMHGQMKTMGMDAFRVSLSSAVSTSSQGSGHDDGDALGDVFIWGEGTGDGVLGGGNHRVGSCLGVKMDSLFPKSLESAVVLDVQNIACGGRHAALVTKQGEIFSWGEEAGGRLGHGVDSDVLHPKLIEALSNTNIELVACGEYHTCAVTLSGDLYTWGNGTYNCGLLGHGNQVSHWVPKRVNGPLEGIHVSYISCGPWHTAVVTSAGQLFTFGDGTFGALGHGDRKSVSLPREVESLKGLRTVRAACGVWHTAAVVEVMVGNSSSSNCSSGKLFTWGDGDKGRLGHGDKEAKLVPTRVALVNVKPNFCQVACGHSLTVALTTKGHVYTMGSPVYGQLGIPQADGKLPICVEWKLSESFVEEIACGAYHVAVLTSRTEVYTWGKGANGRLGHGDTDDRNTPTLVEALKDKDVKSIACGTNFTAAICLHKWVSGVDQSMCSGCRMPFNFKRKRHNCYNCGLVFCHSCSSKKSLKASMAPNPNKPYRVCDNCFNKLRKTVETDSSSHSSVSRRGVANQGPLELIDKDDKLDSRSRNQLARFSSMESFKQVESRSSKKNKKLEFNSSRVSPIPNGGSQWGASNISKSFNPVFGSSKKFFSASVPGSRIVSRATSPISRRPSPPRSTTPTPTLGGLTSPNIVVDDAKRTNDSLSQEVIKLRSQVENLTRKAQLQEVELERTTKQLKDAIAIAGEETAKCKAAKEVIKSLTAQLKDMAERLPVGAARTVKSPTLTASFGSNPCSNDVSYASIDRLNIQATSPEADLTGSNNHLHSNGSSTVSSRSTGHTKQSQSDSTNRNGSRTKDSESRNETEWVEQDEPGVYITLTSLPGGIIDLKRVRFSRKRFSEKQAEQWWAENRGRVYEQYNVRMIDKSSVGVGSEDLAH, from the exons ATGGAAGGGTTCGG AATGGCTTCGGATCTTAGCAGAACCGGTCCTGTGGAAAGAGACATTGAACAG GCCATTACTGCTTTAAAGAAAGGGGCCTGCTTGCTCAAGTATGGAAGAAGGGGAAGGCCCAAGATTTGCCCCTTCCGTCTTTCCAAT GACGAATCTGTTTTGATATGGTTCTCCGGGAAAGAAGAGAAGCACCTTAAACTGAGTCAGGTCTCTAGAATTATATCTGGGCAACGCACA CCTATCTTTCAAAGATATCCACGACCTGAGAAAGAATACCAGTCATTTTCTCTTATCTACAATGATAGGTCACTGGACTTG ATATGCAAGGATAAAGATGAAGCTGAAGTTTGGTTCAGTGGTTTGAAAGCATTAATTTCTCGTAGCCATCACCGGAAGTGGAGAACAGAGTCAAGAAGTGATGGTATTCCATCTGAAGCTAATAGTCCTCGAACATACACCAGAAGAAGTTCTCCCATGAATTCTCCCTTTGGCAGTAATGAAAGCCTGCAAAAG GACAGTGGGGATCACCTTCGCCTTCATAGTCCATACGAGAGCCCCCCTAAGAATGGTTTGGATAAAGCATTAGATGTGGTTTTGTATGCTGTCCCTCAGAAGGGTTTCTTCCCTCCAGATTCTGCCAGTGCTTCAGTACATTCTGTGTCATCTGGAGGATCAGACAGTATGCATGGTCAGATGAAGACAATGGGTATGGATGCTTTTAGAGTTAGTCTATCCAGTGCTGTTAGCACATCTAGCCAAGGTTCTGGTCATGATGATGGTGATGCTCTAGGGGATGTTTTCATTTGGGGGGAAGGCACTGGTGATGGTGTTTTGGGTGGTGGGAATCACCGAGTTGGGAGTTGTTTGGGTGTAAAAATGGATTCTCTATTTCCCAAATCTTTGGAATCTGCAGTAGTTCTTGATGTACAGAATATTGCTTGTGGTGGACGACATGCGGCCCTAGTGACCAAACAAGGCGAAATTTTTTCCTGGGGGGAAGAAGCAGGCGGCAGACTTGGGCACGGTGTTGACTCTGATGTTCTCCATCCTAAGCTTATAGAAGCTCTAAGTAATACAAATATTGAACTTGTAGCTTGTGGGGAATATCATACATGTGCTGTTACACTTTCTGGTGATCTTTATACATGGGGTAATGGCACATACAATTGTGGCCTTCTAGGACATGGAAATCAAGTGAGCCACTGGGTACCAAAAAGAGTAAACGGCCCCTTGGAAGGCATACATGTTTCATATATTTCTTGTGGACCGTGGCACACTGCTGTTGTAACATCTGCTGGTCAATTATTTACTTTTGGTGATGGTACATTTGGTGCTTTGGGTCATGGAGACAGGAAAAGTGTTTCATTACCAAGGGAAGTAGAGTCTCTCAAGGGTCTTCGAACAGTGCGGGCTGCATGTGGTGTTTGGCATACTGCTGCAGTTGTGGAAGTCATGGTTGGAAATTCAAGTTCCAGCAACTGCTCTTCGGGGAAGCTGTTTACTTGGGGTGATGGAGACAAAGGTCGACTTGGGCATGGTGATAAGGAAGCAAAACTTGTTCCAACCCGTGTTGCCCTTGTTAATGTTAAACCCAATTTTTGTCAAGTTGCTTGTGGTCATAGTCTCACTGTTGCACTTACCACTAAGGGCCATGTCTATACAATGGGTAGTCCAGTCTATGGCCAGTTAGGAATTCCTCAAGCTGATGGGAAGCTACCAATCTGTGTTGAATGGAAATTGTCAGAGAGTTTTGTGGAGGAGATAGCTTGTGGGGCATATCATGTTGCCGTCTTAACTTCAAGGACTGAAGTTTACACTTGGGGGAAGGGTGCAAATGGCCGTTTAGGCCATGGCGATACAGATGATAGAAATACCCCAACATTAGTAGAAGCTCTGaaagacaaagatgtcaaaAGTATTGCTTGTGGAACTAATTTCACTGCAGCTATTTGTTTGCATAAGTGGGTATCTGGTGTTGACCAGTCTATGTGTTCGGGCTGTCGTATGccatttaatttcaaaagaaaacgCCACAATTGTTATAATTGTGGACTTGTTTTTTGTCATTCATGTAGCAGTAAGAAGTCTCTCAAGGCTTCGATGGCACCAAACCCCAACAAACCTTATCGTGTCTGTGATAATTGTTTTAATAAACTTAGGAAAACGGTAGAAACTGattcttcatctcattcttctgtGAGCAGAAGAGGAGTTGCCAATCAGGGGCCTCTGGAGTTAATTGATAAGGATGATAAATTGGATTCCAGATCTCGTAATCAACTTGCCAGGTTTTCTTCAATGGAATCCTTCAAACAGGTGGAAAGCAGATCTtcgaagaaaaacaagaaattgGAATTCAACAGCAGCCGTGTCTCGCCCATTCCAAATGGGGGTTCACAATGGGGAGCATCGAATATTTCTAAATCTTTTAATCCTGTTTTTGGatcatcaaagaaatttttctcTGCTTCTGTTCCTGGATCTAGAATTGTTTCCCGAGCAACATCCCCAATATCTAGACGGCCTAGTCCACCTCGTTCGACTACACCAACCCCAACACTGGGAGGTCTTACATCCCCAAATATAGTTGTGGATGATGCTAAGAGGACTAATGATAGTCTCAGTCAGGAGGTTATTAAATTAAGATCACAG GTGGAAAACCTGACTCGGAAGGCTCAACTTCAAGAAGTTGAGTTGGAAAGAACAACTAAACAGCTAAAAGATGCAATAGCAATTGCTGGGGAAGAAACTGCCAAATGTAAAGCAGCAAAGGAAGTAATAAAGTCACTTACAGCCCAG TTGAAGGACATGGCTGAGAGGCTACCTGTAGGAGCTGCTAGGACTGTGAAATCACCGACTCTTACTGCTTCTTTTGGTTCCAATCCTTGTTCCAATGATGTTAGCTATGCTTCCATTGATCGGTTAAATATTCAAGCTACAAGCCCAGAGGCAGATTTAACTGGATCAAACAACCATTTACATTCAAATGGATCAAGCACTGTCAGTAGCCGTAGCACAGGACACACTAAACAGAGCCAATCAGATTCAACAAATAGAAATGGGAGCAGAACTAAGGACAGTGAATCCCGTAATGAAACTGAATGGGTTGAACAAGATGAACCTGGTGTATATATTACACTCACCTCCCTTCCAGGAGGTATAATAGATCTTAAGAGAGTTCGCTTCAG TCGGAAGCGGTTCAGTGAGAAGCAAGCAGAGCAATGGTGGGCTGAGAATCGCGGAAGAGTATACGAACAGTACAATGTGCGCATGATTGACAAGTCTTCTGTTGGTGTTGGGAGTGAAGACCTGGCTCATTGA